In the Theobroma cacao cultivar B97-61/B2 chromosome 1, Criollo_cocoa_genome_V2, whole genome shotgun sequence genome, one interval contains:
- the LOC18612137 gene encoding uncharacterized protein LOC18612137 — protein sequence MAVVFEGFSIREYASKMRSIDVVKCWPFSGASSSSSLDDDDNGNSKINKQTVESLLPPITVTKFRWWSEELDRLKSTELANIQSSSSNMENNKLQETQLRNQNNLLQVYLHVEEKSDERLDMLECPVCGAFAASTVNALNAHVDSCLAQASREERRQMRMAIKATKSRAPKKRSIVEIFAAAPQIHKVEDAAEDNNLLDEDENGSFKSELNCKIERPKKKKKKKKVAIVKKLMKKKRKMKKNKNKNKKKDGLIANEENGSKLKLQIPVNFNRKPNNTLCNRGSNAVSILKKKPSLKCLSAKKKNKVVQASKPIVEHENRNSPVRGILKNPPKIISGQNAAMCNVRAISQASTCGVQHSARHVSFLGQDDMLGPHKKHATSFEKGICGIDLDSFDLSKKGHWIEGDKKFPAREINGSDDEGVSFSTENGIGVQAMMEKQQFPDIHHNVDIPKFLRPCIVEQEKENNFSDKSLPTGQVVVDSGNLHMSNQGNQTALRNPLYTGVPRLFSSVKEVQNPFINSQVCGGASTASNYGSVFVDYFGDHTQEVASISSKATARASLQPSSSGFALSKNVNESAPFASQFASETVSGYALSHQPLYHLSPIELMGRLCPFPEWKQKAVAFREKYRDEEFFGLPLNSQGELVQANSTGKGGFNQLKKSTPASGSSNSISNLVLPTRIDDHSILKGKHFIGSAHPNNQLSLFPAQYHMKENATVHSPARLGATQSQGPRKEDGYCLNSDRRCNRSVCLMDSDLNLTNISFSGCGQFDQFQNQKEKGITHAKENADKMHLNRPPPTMRLMGKDVAICRSSDERQGFADGKVWTHKEIIREHHPQGTVLQNSYVDRHFTQDWLLNPASGQFKETPDQRFEIESNQAFPSNAFMKPLESNFFQPGLNWQANPEFHNSSLTIARNPDPNSHHFAHSPTSHAIFENGADFQEPFISRNENLRVSSQLPSASTSHRIYQNINGSSVEHKYKQNLQNAVKSSFNFPFLHPDQGEHVQPSWFRGSSKSLIPWLLQATQQVKAPCTPSQPFPDEGGRRHPHTMQTSFLTNPLVPHLPIVSYDHNPMISHSHMESPVGQPYIAHSPLIPALPGIKPSSPVNMSHRNRIKFKDRMKLKSVGIQDPDSCRKTRKRPRAKEDCPMKPIKIPSLGIQDKSRAATRSTRENFFDDIQCNMGSLEIDPYRDEAGLVGWIPNEPRCNGFGTSAVIDSSKIDGVTRPGPIKLGAGVKHILKPSQNVDQDNSRLIHSTIPFASVTDCGNILETQKKSTKIYRF from the exons ATGGCTGTTGTTTTTGAAGGTTTTTCCATCCG CGAGTATGCTTCCAAAATGAGAAGCATCGACGTGGTGAAATGCTGGCCGTTCAGTggagcttcttcttcttcttctttagaTGATGATGACAATGGTAACAGTAAGATAAACAAACAAACCGTGGAATCTCTTCTCCCTCCGATCACGGTCACCAAATTCCGCTGGTGGTCCGAAGAGCTTGATCGTCTCAAATCAACTGAATTAGCTAACATTCaaagcagcagcagcaacatGGAAAACAATAAGCTTCAAGAAACACAACTGAGAAACCAAAATAATTTGTTGCAAGTATATCTTCATGTGGAGGAGAAATCTGATGAGAGATTAGACATGTTGGAATGTCCAGTTTGTGGGGCATTTGCTGCTTCCACAGTGAATGCGTTGAACGCTCATGTTGATAGCTGCCTTGCTCAAGCATCTAGGGAAGAGAGGCGCCAAATGAGGATGGCAATCAAGGCTACCAAATCAAGAGCCCCCAAGAAACGATCCATCGTTGAGATTTTTGCTGCGGCTCCACAGATCCACAAGGTTGAGGATGCTGCTGAGGATAACAATCTGCTGGATGAAGATGAAAATGGCAGTTTCAAGAGCGAATTGAATTGCAAGATTGAGAggccaaagaagaagaaaaagaagaagaaagtggCAATCGTGAAAAagttgatgaagaaaaagaggaagatgaagaagaataagaataagaataagaagaaagatgggctCATAGCTAACGAG GAGAATGGTAGCAAGCTGAAGCTGCAAATTCCAGTCAATTTCAAtagaaaaccaaataataCATTATGCAATAGGGGCTCAAATGCTGTTTCTATCCTTAAAAAGAAACCAAGTCTCAAATGCTTGTctgcaaagaagaaaaacaaggtTGTTCAAGCATCCAAGCCAATTGTAGAGCATGAAAATCGAAATTCTCCTGTTCGTGGCATTCTCAAGAATCCCCCAAAAATTATTTCTGGGCAAAATGCAGCAATGTGCAATGTGAGGGCAATTTCTCAAGCAAGTACCTGTGGTGTTCAACATTCAGCCAGGCATGTCAGTTTCTTAGGTCAGGATGACATGCTTGGTCCCCATAAGAAACATGCTACTTCATTTGAGAAAGGCATTTGCGGCATTGATTTGGATTCATTTGATCTGTCAAAAAAAGGCCACTGGATTGAAGGTGATAAAAAATTCCCGGCTAGAGAGATAAATGGAAGTGATGATGAAGGTGTTTCTTTTAGCACAGAAAATGGAATTGGGGTGCAAGCTATGATGGAGAAGCAACAGTTTCCTGATATTCATCACAATGTTGATATACCGAAATTTCTCAGACCATGTATTGTtgagcaagaaaaagaaaataatttttcagaTAAATCCTTGCCCACAGGTCAAGTTGTAGTAGATTCTGGTAATTTGCATATGTCTAATCAAGGAAATCAAACGGCATTACGTAACCCTCTGTATACTGGTGTTCCTAGACTCTTCTCTTCAGTGAAAGAAGTCCAAAATCCTTTTATCAATTCTCAAGTATGTGGTGGTGCTTCTACAGCTTCAAATTACGGTTCCGTgtttgttgattattttggaGATCACACCCAGGAAGTTGCATCTATAAGTTCTAAGGCAACTGCAAGGGCATCTTTGCAGCCTTCATCATCTGGTTTTGCTTTGAGTAAAAATGTAAATGAAAGTGCTCCATTTGCATCACAATTTGCCTCAGAAACTGTTTCAGGCTATGCTTTGTCTCATCAGCCTTTATATCATTTGTCTCCTATTGAATTGATGGGGAGGTTATGTCCCTTTCCTGAATGGAAACAGAAGGCGGTTGCCTTCAGAGAGAAGTACAGGGATGAGGAATTTTTCGGTTTGCCTCTGAATTCACAAGGTGAACTAGTACAGGCAAACTCAACTGGAAAAGGAGGATTTAACCAGCTAAAGAAATCAACTCCAGCATCAGGCTCTTCCAATAGCATTAGCAATCTTGTCTTGCCAACGAGAATAGATGatcattcaattttgaaaGGGAAGCATTTTATCGGAAGTGCACATCCAAATAATCAGTTAAGTTTGTTTCCTGCACAGTATCACATGAAAGAGAATGCCACCGTCCATTCACCAGCTAGATTAGGGGCTACCCAATCGCAAGGCCCTAGAAAAGAAGATGGATACTGTCTAAATTCTGATAGGAGATGCAATCGCTCCGTCTGCTTGATGGATTCAGACCTAAATCTGACAAACATCTCTTTCAGTGGATGTGGGCAATTTGACCAGTTTCAGAACCAAAAGGAGAAGGGTATTACTCATGCAAAGGAAAATGCAGACAAGATGCACCTGAATAGGCCTCCTCCAACAATGCGGTTGATGGGAAAAGATGTTGCAATTTGTCGAAGCAGTGATGAGAGACAAGGATTTGCAGATGGAAAGGTCTGGACTCATAAAGAAATCATAAGAGAGCACCATCCTCAAGGTACTGTCCTTCAGAATTCCTATGTTGATAGACACTTTACGCAAGACTGGCTTTTGAATCCAGCATCAGGACAGTTTAAAGAAACTCCGGATCAAAGATTCGAAATAGAGAGCAATCAGGCCTTTCCCAGCAATGCATTCATGAAGCCTCTTGagtctaatttttttcagcCAGGCCTCAACTGGCAAGCAAATCCGGAATTCCATAATAGCAGCCTTACAATTGCAAGAAATCCTGATCCAAACTCACACCATTTTGCCCATTCACCCACTTCCCATgctatttttgaaaatggagctGACTTCCAGGAGCCTTTTATATCCAGAAACGAAAATTTAAGAGTTAGCTCTCAACTTCCCTCAGCATCTACTTCACACAGAATTTATCAGAATATAAATGGGAGTTCTGTTGAACACAAATACAAGCAGAATCTTCAGAATGCTGTaaaatcatctttcaactttccGTTTTTGCACCCAGATCAGGGTGAACATGTCCAACCATCTTGGTTTAGGGGCTCCTCGAAGAGCCTGATCCCTTGGCTGTTACAAGCAACGCAGCAAGTGAAGGCACCTTGTACACCTTCTCAACCTTTTCCTGATGAGGGTGGTAGACGTCATCCCCATACAATGCAGACTAGTTTTCTTACCAACCCCTTGGTTCCTCATTTGCCAATAGTTTCTTATGATCACAACCCAATGATCTCTCACTCACACATGGAAAGTCCAGTTGGCCAACCATATATAGCTCACTCCCCACTCATTCCAGCCCTTCCAGGAATTAAACCATCTTCTCCTGTTAACATGAGCCACAGGAACAGAATCAAGTTCAAAGACAGAATGAAGTTAAAAAGTGTTGGCATTCAAGACCCTGATAGTTGCCGGAAGACAAGGAAGAGGCCTAGAGCTAAAGAAGATTGTCCAATGAAGCCTATTAAGATACCTAGTCTAGGAATTCAAGATAAATCAAGAGCTGCAACTCGGtcaacaagagaaaatttctttgatgaCATTCAATGTAACATGGGGTCACTTGAAATTGACCCTTACAGGGATGAAGCAGGCCTTGTAGGATGGATTCCAAATGAGCCTAGATGCAATGGGTTTGGAACTTCAGCTGTAATTGATTCTTCTAAAATTGACGGTGTGACAAGACCAGGTCCTATTAAACTTGGTGCTGGGGTGAAGCACATCCTGAAACCCAGCCAAAATGTGGATCAGGATAACTCGAGGTTGATCCATTCAACTATCCCTTTTGCATCAGTGACTGATTGTGGTAACATTTTGGAGACTCAGAAGAAATCAACAAAGATTTACAGGTTTTAG